Part of the Jatrophihabitans sp. GAS493 genome, GCGGCGGCGAAGTCAGTTCGGCGGGCGTCCGGGCGGTTCAGCAGCGCGCGATAGTCCCCACCCACCAGGTGCAGGTCGACGGTCGGAGTCTTGGCGAAGAAGGCGGCGAGCGGCCGGCGCGCGCTGGCCCAGTCGGCATCGTGGCACGCCGAACCGGCCCAGCCAATCGTCACCCGATCGCGCTGCGGGCGCTGCCAGTGCAGGAGTGACCCATCGACGGTGTTCTCGAGGACGAAGACGTTGGGGTTGTACCGCGACACCACCTCGGCCAGCGGCTCCGTGCTCACGGTGACGGCGGTGGCCACCTCAAGGTTGGCCGCGACCCGGGCCAAAGCCTGCGGGGTGTATGCCGAGTACGGGCCGACATTGGCCGGGTCGATGTCGAAGAGATTGTCGTCGAGGTCGTAGATCAGGGTCCGCCCCTCGGCGGCGAGGCGCTGCCACTCGACGGAGCTGGTCTCCTGCCACACACGGATGCCGACCACGACATCGACGTCGTCGGTCAGCGGGACACCCCAGCCACCATCGATCTGATGACC contains:
- a CDS encoding glycosyltransferase, translated to MRIHYLIDEGGGCAHVRCVLPSVELARRGHQIDGGWGVPLTDDVDVVVGIRVWQETSSVEWQRLAAEGRTLIYDLDDNLFDIDPANVGPYSAYTPQALARVAANLEVATAVTVSTEPLAEVVSRYNPNVFVLENTVDGSLLHWQRPQRDRVTIGWAGSACHDADWASARRPLAAFFAKTPTVDLHLVGGDYRALLNRPDARRTDFAAAGDYHRSIDFDIAVIPLSWHRFNRSKSDLKLIEFSALGIPTVAADYGPYSRIEHGRTGFLVNQDHEWSKYLRMLVNDPQLRAEVGERAREWAAGRTIQGNAHRWEETYAAVVAARVGGASYQWPELSAGLS